The following proteins come from a genomic window of Sorex araneus isolate mSorAra2 chromosome 1, mSorAra2.pri, whole genome shotgun sequence:
- the LOC101541941 gene encoding 60S ribosomal protein L36a, whose translation MVNVPKTRRTFCKKCGKHQPHKVTQYKKGKDSLYAQGKRRYDRKQSGYGGQTKPIFRKKAKTTKKIVLRLECVEPNCRSKRMLAIKRCKHFELGGDKKRKGQVIQS comes from the coding sequence ATGGTGAACGTACCGAAAACCCGCCGGACTTTCTGCAAGAAATGTGGCAAACATCAGCCCCACAAAGTCACACAGTACAAGAAGGGCAAGGATTCTCTGTATGCCCAGGGAAAGCGTCGTTATGACAGGAAGCAGAGTGGTTACGGAGGTCAGACTAAGCCTATTTTCCGGAAAAAGGCTAAAACTACAAAGAAGATTGTGTTGAGACTTGAATGTGTCGAGCCCAACTGCAGATCTAAGAGAATGCTGGCCATTAAGAGATGCAAGCATTTTGAACTGGGAGGcgataaaaagagaaagggacaaGTGATCCAGTCCTAA